From Toxorhynchites rutilus septentrionalis strain SRP chromosome 2, ASM2978413v1, whole genome shotgun sequence, a single genomic window includes:
- the LOC129767751 gene encoding uncharacterized protein LOC129767751: MRLIVGLLLVAGVSITSAVLFPYEVQESHFAYQLKSFRQSLDECAEYLEIPPEVVDRLLAFNFLTHDRDLKCLIRCAGINSGWWNELTGVQSPVIESYFQPACGDVSYRRRTQECIDSKLVACQDDCSRAYESFLCYFHQYGNLKCSEEYIPLSQLEAVQAAVDCIKILQIPRELLEQYSSGIIPDVPATHCMYRCQYLAEGLYDSQYGLNLTRFYIRHHDLPSLDYLTENAKACTEIALRESCDECARVFGAMKCLPSCHEPSYTANVFRQAAGILLGCNENGIILPLNDIPNIVRPLEPIIEPIPYVPSRPPFPSPPIVLPQPVPAPPQIALAPKPLPPPQAIVHTQSYIPLPPNPPPIRHIASPQPHRFPSPVVVRRPVIAPQPDFQPQIDEPQLPVGPPVPIERLPLPGGPPVPIERPIERLPLPVGPPVPIERPIERLPLPGSPPHPFFSKQQYFTPYSPPRPVCRHCNGLLPAAGCKHCNS, translated from the coding sequence ATGAGGTTAATAGTGGGACTGCTGTTGGTGGCAGGGGTTTCAATAACTTCGGCCGTATTGTTTCCCTACGAAGTGCAGGAATCTCACTTCGCTTACCAGCTGAAAAGTTTCCGACAATCATTGGATGAGTGTGCTGAATATTTAGAAATTCCTCCGGAGGTTGTGGATCGTTTGTTGGCGTTCAACTTTTTAACACACGATAGGGATCTGAAGTGTTTGATCCGGTGTGCTGGTATCAATTCTGGATGGTGGAATGAATTGACAGGAGTGCAAAGTCCAGTAATCGAGAGCTACTTCCAACCTGCGTGTGGTGATGTCAGCTATCGCAGACGTACTCAGGAGTGCATTGATTCAAAGCTGGTGGCTTGTCAGGATGATTGCTCGAGAGCATATGAATCATTCTTGTGCTATTTCCATCAGTACGGAAACCTCAAGTGTTCGGAAGAGTACATCCCACTGTCACAGTTGGAAGCGGTTCAAGCTGCAGTTGATTGCATCAAAATTCTACAAATTCCCCGTGAGCTACTCGAGCAATACAGCAGTGGAATTATTCCTGATGTGCCCGCTACTCATTGCATGTACCGCTGCCAATATCTGGCTGAGGGATTGTATGACAGTCAATATGGTTTGAATTTGACCCGCTTCTACATCCGGCACCATGATCTGCCATCCTTGGACTACCTGACAGAGAACGCCAAAGCTTGCACTGAGATCGCTCTGCGAGAGAGTTGCGATGAGTGCGCCAGGGTATTCGGTGCAATGAAATGTCTTCCAAGTTGTCACGAGCCAAGTTACACTGCTAACGTTTTTAGACAGGCGGCTGGTATTCTGTTGGGTTGCAACGAAAATGGAATTATTTTGCCGCTCAATGACATTCCCAACATAGTGAGACCTCTAGAGCCTATCATCGAACCAATTCCTTATGTGCCCTCACGACCACCCTTTCCTTCGCCACCAATCGTTCTACCGCAGCCAGTTCCTGCTCCACCGCAGATAGCGCTTGCACCGAAACCGCTACCTCCACCTCAAGCTATCGTTCATACACAGTCATACATTCCATTACCACCCAATCCACCACCAATACGACATATTGCATCCCCACAACCACATCGGTTCCCGTCACCAGTTGTCGTACGTCGACCAGTGATCGCACCACAACCGGACTTTCAGCCGCAGATAGACGAACCGCAGCTTCCAGTCGGTCCACCGGTTCCAATCGAACGGCTTCCGCTTCCTGGCGGTCCACCGGTTCCAATCGAACGTCCAATCGAACGACTTCCGCTTCCAGTCGGTCCACCGGTTCCAATCGAACGACCAATCGAACGACTTCCGCTTCCAGGCAGTCCGCCACACCCATTCTTCTCGAAACAGCAATACTTTACTCCTTACTCACCACCAAGACCAGTCTGCAGACACTGCAATGGACTACTTCCAGCAGCAGGTTGTAAACATTGCAATTCGTGA
- the LOC129765961 gene encoding reversion-inducing cysteine-rich protein with Kazal motifs, producing MIPQLMSFFYPLENSSKIVELKYEISFSLVKLATESNAKDWKLHDIRRYCQPSQSPFWDCMNTTLSSIQRGINWPGRTCCALGMSIRCQNTCAISSNSSDLTDGCRHSDEQRLFSCVKRQEDGDSCCANARTSECLQACQDIFRTHRTPSRQQRELVQSACSNNNTNILQCIKAYVEVTVNDNLKQYLPCCDHATNGDCKKACRETLLEASSTEEETVDALQNAGCGVPLPHDPLWKCFFSFGKQKTSPVNSDEISRINQVGMDSAKLHCCLKANSSRCRRFCITTYSNEWTTDLAAFESSCLQSTEEYSMKQCVDEVEEPCELGCDGLSYCSNFNNRPTELFRSCRVQSDIAARSDVEQWREQLSVSLPGITVPIRNISGCSSEIWKSVACLLQVKPCTRTYHTNHICRDDCQELLGNCVDWNRMNAKHTVYSLCQMFAPDDKNENECISLKRFQEPSDIPHRNSDIALLSPCRGNPCNSTQVCLVNRDGSFGYRCVNGCPLGEASSYLVAEGTFVRIPVSTTLKGCLKVCRCGPGGRIEKCQPLPCISYDSCVLAGKRFPHLSFFYVECNICSCFAGEITCTKKQCRVPGITFNKSFTSLPCNCPPHYVPVCARNGNTYPSACIAKCSGIQDGDIEFGPCRARDPCAGVDCGPLSVCIPDRNVCLSSMHKPCPQHRCVNLASANCSVLTSIRDTALNFYPTICDLVKSSGLYAYQEKYLKYCETSRKRTQVCGVNGITYRSECEAWSDFSTVDYNGPCQEVGVISSTLEVKCSSIKCPKRKSYECNLVIPPGACCPICGIAFRIVYSRKQVDRALYALKGKETEHVTLKSILRSLERLLQTVECRISGQLTFENDIYVIIENLSKNPNFLQVEICTREAEKIVTLIRTQSHRITSELNLSALTVANLVKLNAESGANTANLDWRIVFLSVQIVFCKYFSTSRATP from the exons ATGATACCGCAGCTAATGAGTTTTTTCTATCCGTTGGAGAACAGTTCTAAGATCGTTGAATTGAAATACGAAATAAGT TTCTCACTTGTCAAGCTCGCAACCGAATCCAACGCCAAAGACTGGAAGCTACATGACATCCGTCGTTACTGCCAACCCTCGCAGTCACCGTTTTGGGACTGCATGAACACCACCCTCAGCTCGATCCAGCGTGGAATCAACTGGCCTGGGAGGACATGTTGTGCGCTGGGAATGTCGATAAGGTGCCAAAATACTTGTGCCATTTCGTCCAACAGCAGCGATCTTACCGATGGATGCCGTCATAGTGACGAGCAGCGGCTGTTTAGTTGCGTCAAGCGACAGGAGGATGGCGACAGTTGTTGTGCGAATGCGAGAACTTCCGAATGTTTGCAAGCTTGTCAAGATATATTTAGGACCCATCGGACCCCAAGCCGGCAGCAGAGGGAGCTGGTACAAAGTGCGTGCAGCAATAATAATACCAATATTTTACAGTGCATCAAAGCATATGTGGAAGTTACGGTGAACGACAATTTGAAACAGT ATCTGCCCTGCTGTGACCACGCTACGAATGGCGATTGTAAGAAGGCATGTCGAGAAACTCTGCTGGAAGCAAGTTCAACGGAGGAGGAAACAGTCGATGCTCTGCAGAACGCCGGATGTGGGGTTCCATTGCCACATGATCCATTGTGGAAATGTTTCTTCTCATTCGGGAAACAGAAGACCAGTCCTGTCAATTCGGATGAGATTTCTAGAATCAATCAGGTTGGAATGGACTCCGCTAAACTTCACTGTTGCTTGAAGGCCAACTCCTCGAGATGTCGCAGGTTTTGTATAACAACCTACTCCAACGAGTGGACTACGGACCTGGCGGCGTTCGAATCGAGCTGCCTGCAGTCCACTGAGGAATACAGTATGAAGCAATGTGTTGATGAAG TTGAAGAGCCCTGTGAGTTGGGTTGCGATGGTCTTTCATACTGCAGTAATTTCAACAATCGTCCGACGGAGTTATTCCGTAGCTGTAGAGTGCAGTCGGATATCGCCGCGCGTAGTGACGTCGAACAGTGGAGAGAACAGCTATCGGTTAGCTTGCCGGGAATTACGGTACCTATTCGTAACATTAGTGGATGTTCCAGTGAAATTTGGAAGTCGGTTGCCTGCCTGCTACAAGTAAAGCCGTGTACTCGAACCTATCACACTAACCACATCTGTCGGGACGATTGCCAAGAGTTGTTGGGGAATTGTGTTGACTGGAATCGAATGAACGCGAAACATACCGTGTATAGTTTGTGTCAGATGTTTGCACCTGAcgacaaaaatgaaaatgaatgcaTTTCCTTGAAACGTTTCCAGGAACCAAGCGATATCCCTCATAGAAACTCAGATATTGCATTGCTTTCCCCCTGCAGGGGGAATCCCTGTAATTCGACCCAAGTGTGTCTCGTAAATCGAGACGGTTCGTTTGGTTACAGGTGCGTTAACGGCTGCCCTTTGGGAGAAGCTTCATCCTATCTGGTAGCCGAAGGGACCTTCGTACGTATCCCTGTTTCTACGACATTAAAAGGTTGCCTAAAGGTTTGTCGTTGTGGTCCTGGTGGGAGGATCGAAAAGTGTCAACCACTACCGTGCATCAGTTACGACTCTTGTGTGCTAGCAGGGAAACGATTTCCGCATTTATCATTTTTCTACGTAGAATGCAACATTTGTAGCTGCTTCGCAGGGGAGATAACTTGCACGAAAAAGCAATGTCGTGTGCCTGGAATAACGTTCAACAAGTCGTTTACCAGCCTGCCGTGTAACTGTCCGCCTCACTATGTCCCGGTTTGCGCTAGGAATGGGAATACCTATCCCTCAGCATGTATTGCAAAATGTTCCGGTATTCAAGATGGTGACATCGAATTTGGACCGTGTCGTGCCAGAGATCCGTGTGCCGGTGTCGATTGTGGTCCGCTGTCGGTCTGCATTCCTGATAGGAATGTTTGCTTGTCCAGTATGCACAAACCGTGTCCACAGCATCGGTGCG TGAACCTTGCCTCGGCGAATTGTTCGGTGTTAACATCCATAAGAGACACAGCTTTAAATTTCTATCCAACCATATGCGATCTGGTTAAATCGAGTGGATTGTACGCATACCAGGAAAAATACCTGAAATACTGTGAAACCTCACGCAAACGGACTCAGGTTTGTGGGGTCAATGGGATAACGTATCGAAGTGAGTGTGAAGCGTGGAGTGATTTCAGCACTGTGGATTACAATGGTCCATGCCAAGAGGTAGGAGTGATAAGTTCAACGCTGGAAGTGAAATGCTCCTCTATAAAGTGTCCCAAACGGAAGTCCTACGAATGCAACCTGGTAATTCCTCCCGGTGCTTGCTGTCCGATCTGTGGCATTGCGTTCCGGATTGTTTACTCGAGAAAGCAGGTCGACCGAGCGCTTTATGCGTTAAAAGGGAAGGAGACTGAACATGTGACATTGAAGTCGATTCTACGGTCACTCGAACGACTGCTGCAAACCGTGGAGTGCCGAATAAGTGGACAGTTGACTTTTGAAAATGATATTTATGTGATAATTGAAAATCTTagcaaaaatccaaattttctacAAGTTGAAATCTGTACACGCGAAGCGGAGAAAATAGTTACGTTGATACGGACACAAAGCCACAGGATTACCAGTGAGTTGAATTTGAGTGCGCTCACCGTAGCCAATCTAGTTAAGTTAAACGCAGAGAGTGGAGCAAATACTGCAAATTTGGACTGGAGAATAGtatttttatcagtgcaaaTAGTTTTCTGCAAATATTTCAGTACATCGAGAGCAACTCCGTGA